In the Aerosakkonema funiforme FACHB-1375 genome, one interval contains:
- the lipA gene encoding lipoyl synthase translates to MASEANRTDITAKANTQMKSEIEAMPAWLRSRGIGKASEISTVQRIIKQRQIHTICEEGRCPNRGECYSQKTATFLLMGPTCTRACAFCQVDKGHAPMPLDPQEPQKVAESVQLLGLRYVVLTSVARDDLADGGAGWFAVTMGAIRELNPQTQIEVLTPDFWGGQGDAELTPEEKQHQRIATVVKAKPACYNHNIETVRRLQAPVRRGAKYDRTLAVLQIVKQLDSTIPTKSGLMLGHGETEAEVIETMADLRAVGCDRITLGQYMRPSLEHLPVQKYWTPTEFDRLGTIAKEMGFSHVRSGPLVRSSYHASETA, encoded by the coding sequence ATGGCATCTGAAGCTAATCGTACAGATATAACCGCAAAAGCCAATACCCAAATGAAATCTGAAATTGAGGCTATGCCGGCTTGGTTGCGAAGTCGAGGTATCGGTAAAGCCAGTGAAATCTCAACTGTGCAGCGCATTATTAAGCAGCGCCAGATTCACACCATTTGTGAAGAAGGGCGCTGTCCCAATCGGGGTGAGTGCTATTCCCAAAAAACAGCGACTTTCCTACTGATGGGGCCGACCTGTACCAGAGCTTGTGCTTTTTGTCAAGTAGATAAAGGTCACGCGCCCATGCCTTTAGATCCTCAAGAACCCCAAAAGGTGGCCGAATCAGTGCAGTTGCTCGGTTTGCGCTATGTGGTGCTGACTTCCGTGGCGCGAGACGATTTGGCAGATGGGGGAGCGGGTTGGTTTGCGGTGACAATGGGGGCTATCCGCGAGTTAAATCCCCAGACGCAAATAGAGGTGCTGACACCAGACTTTTGGGGCGGTCAAGGAGATGCAGAGCTTACGCCAGAAGAAAAACAGCATCAACGGATTGCTACGGTGGTGAAGGCAAAGCCGGCTTGTTACAACCACAATATTGAAACGGTGCGACGGCTGCAAGCACCGGTGCGGCGAGGGGCTAAGTACGATCGCACTCTCGCCGTCCTCCAGATTGTCAAACAACTCGACTCCACAATTCCCACCAAATCCGGGTTAATGCTGGGACATGGGGAAACGGAAGCAGAAGTAATCGAGACAATGGCAGATTTAAGGGCTGTGGGGTGCGATCGCATCACCTTGGGTCAATATATGCGTCCCTCTCTGGAACACCTGCCGGTGCAGAAGTACTGGACACCGACAGAATTCGATCGTTTGGGTACGATCGCCAAGGAAATGGGCTTTTCTCACGTTCGTTCCGGGCCACTCGTCCGCAGTTCCTACCACGCGAGTGAGACTGCTTAA
- the psaX gene encoding photosystem I protein PsaX, with product MTAKVPKTTNATRPSTKGPYPFRTAWFLLLLGINFLVAAYYFHILV from the coding sequence ATGACTGCTAAAGTCCCAAAAACGACTAATGCAACTCGTCCTAGCACAAAAGGCCCCTATCCGTTTCGTACAGCTTGGTTTCTACTGCTGTTAGGTATCAACTTCTTGGTAGCAGCCTATTATTTCCATATTCTGGTATAA
- a CDS encoding branched-chain amino acid ABC transporter permease — translation MDVQQIAQLFVNGIAVGSIIALAAVGLTLTYGILRLANFAHGDFMTLGAYLAWVVNTSGVNIWLALIFGAIVTVAGMVLSEKLLWSPMRDRRATSTTLMILSIGLALFIRNGIIFIWGGSNQSYALPVADAIDIFGVRVAFYRIVVVILAILAIVSLHLLLQNTKIGKAMRAVADNVDLARVTGINVDRVVIWTWAIAGTLTALGGGMYGLITGIRPNMGWFLILPMFASVILGGIGNPYGAIAGAFVIGIAQEVTAGIGQQFSIPFLGPEYKLAVALVIMVIVLLVRPQGLFKGTL, via the coding sequence ATGGACGTACAACAAATTGCACAGCTGTTTGTAAACGGGATTGCGGTAGGTAGTATCATTGCTCTGGCAGCAGTCGGTTTAACGCTGACCTATGGAATCTTGCGGCTAGCCAACTTCGCTCACGGTGACTTTATGACGCTGGGAGCTTATCTGGCTTGGGTAGTAAATACGAGTGGAGTAAATATCTGGTTGGCGCTGATTTTTGGTGCGATCGTAACGGTAGCCGGAATGGTGCTGTCAGAAAAGCTGCTGTGGTCGCCGATGCGAGATCGCCGTGCTACTTCTACCACTTTAATGATCCTATCTATAGGATTGGCCTTATTTATCCGCAACGGTATTATCTTCATCTGGGGAGGTAGCAACCAATCCTATGCTTTACCTGTTGCAGATGCGATCGACATTTTCGGTGTCAGAGTCGCTTTCTACCGGATCGTCGTCGTAATTTTAGCTATTTTGGCAATTGTGTCACTGCACTTGTTATTGCAGAATACCAAAATCGGCAAAGCGATGCGAGCCGTCGCAGATAATGTTGACTTAGCTCGCGTCACTGGTATCAATGTCGATCGCGTCGTGATTTGGACTTGGGCGATCGCTGGCACTTTAACCGCTTTAGGTGGCGGTATGTACGGCCTGATTACGGGAATTCGGCCTAATATGGGATGGTTTTTGATCTTGCCGATGTTTGCCTCTGTAATTCTGGGTGGAATTGGCAATCCTTACGGTGCGATCGCAGGTGCTTTCGTCATTGGTATAGCCCAGGAAGTTACCGCCGGCATCGGTCAACAATTCAGCATTCCCTTTTTAGGGCCAGAATATAAACTCGCTGTAGCGCTAGTCATCATGGTAATAGTGCTGCTCGTTCGTCCCCAAGGTTTGTTCAAAGGCACGCTCTGA